Proteins encoded by one window of Streptomyces sp. NBC_01571:
- a CDS encoding extracellular solute-binding protein: MPVRPTATPLLLATLLTATALSACGSGSGSSPDTVKISFKQSTDNSIRVMDTYLGQMKKEFEKANPGKKVELVPIKAPDSEYYTKLQQMLRSPKTAPDLVYEDTFLINSDITSGYLKPLDTYLDKWPDWNQFIDTAKSAAKAQDGKTYGVPDGTDTRGLWFDKGVFQKAGLPADWQPKNWDDVLSAARTIKQKVPGVTPLNVYTGKPAGEAATMQGFEMLLYGTGDGKTDPLYDTAAKKWVAGSQAFKDALTFVETVYKEKLGPDVSDALDPNFGTTVRGELLPKGKLGIDLDGSWLPQDWQKGAGHEWPEWSQKLGLAYMPTQHGQAPGKVSMSGGWTWAIPSKAGNPDLAFKFVETMQTKANAQKWYIANSGIAVRKDVASDPAYVQAQPGIKFFTDLVASTHYRPAYPAYPKVSTAVQEAMEGVTTGDSSVDKAASGYDEELKTATDGQVVRK; encoded by the coding sequence GTGCCCGTGCGCCCTACCGCCACCCCGCTTCTCCTCGCGACTCTGCTCACCGCGACCGCGCTCAGCGCCTGCGGATCGGGCTCCGGCAGCAGTCCGGACACCGTGAAGATCTCCTTCAAGCAGTCCACGGACAACTCGATCCGCGTCATGGACACCTATCTGGGCCAGATGAAGAAGGAGTTCGAGAAGGCGAACCCCGGCAAGAAGGTGGAACTCGTCCCGATCAAGGCACCGGACTCCGAGTACTACACCAAGCTCCAGCAGATGCTGAGATCGCCCAAGACGGCCCCCGACCTGGTCTACGAGGACACCTTCCTCATCAACTCCGACATCACCAGCGGGTACTTGAAGCCTCTGGACACCTATCTCGACAAGTGGCCCGACTGGAACCAGTTCATCGACACGGCGAAGTCCGCGGCCAAGGCACAGGACGGGAAGACGTACGGCGTTCCGGACGGCACGGACACCCGCGGACTCTGGTTCGACAAGGGCGTCTTCCAGAAGGCGGGGCTGCCGGCCGACTGGCAGCCGAAGAACTGGGACGACGTGCTGAGCGCCGCCCGCACGATCAAACAGAAGGTCCCGGGCGTCACCCCGCTCAACGTCTACACGGGCAAGCCGGCCGGTGAGGCCGCCACCATGCAGGGCTTCGAGATGCTGCTCTACGGCACCGGCGACGGGAAGACCGACCCCCTGTACGACACGGCCGCCAAGAAGTGGGTCGCGGGCAGCCAGGCCTTCAAGGACGCGCTCACCTTCGTGGAGACGGTCTACAAGGAGAAGCTGGGCCCCGACGTCTCGGACGCCCTGGACCCGAACTTCGGCACCACCGTCCGCGGTGAGCTGCTGCCCAAGGGCAAGCTGGGCATCGACCTGGACGGCAGCTGGCTCCCGCAGGACTGGCAGAAGGGCGCGGGGCACGAGTGGCCCGAGTGGTCCCAGAAGCTCGGCCTCGCGTACATGCCGACCCAGCACGGCCAGGCACCCGGCAAGGTGAGCATGTCCGGCGGCTGGACCTGGGCGATCCCGTCCAAGGCCGGCAACCCCGACCTCGCCTTCAAGTTCGTCGAGACGATGCAGACGAAGGCGAACGCGCAGAAGTGGTACATCGCCAACTCCGGTATCGCGGTGCGCAAGGACGTGGCGTCCGACCCGGCGTACGTACAGGCACAGCCCGGCATCAAGTTCTTCACGGACCTGGTCGCGAGCACGCACTACCGCCCCGCGTACCCCGCCTACCCCAAGGTCTCGACGGCCGTCCAGGAGGCCATGGAGGGCGTGACGACCGGGGACAGCTCGGTGGACAAGGCGGCGAGCGGCTACGACGAGGAGCTGAAGACGGCCACCGACGGCCAGGTGGTGCGCAAGTGA
- a CDS encoding response regulator, producing the protein MTDPQPIRVLVVEDDPVAADAHVMYVGRVPGFTAVGKAHTGAQARRALDRTPVDLLLLDLHLPDVHGLQLARSLRAAGHHADVIAVTSARDLTVVREGVSLGVVQYVLKPFTFATLRDRLVRYAEFRAAAGEASGQDEVDRALATLRAPGPAALPKGLSAPTLERVTRALRDCADGLTAAGVAEVVGISRITARRYLEHLVDAGRAARAPQYGQVGRPELQYRWVKG; encoded by the coding sequence ATGACCGACCCCCAGCCCATCCGTGTCCTCGTCGTCGAGGACGACCCGGTGGCCGCCGACGCGCACGTCATGTACGTCGGGCGGGTCCCCGGCTTCACGGCCGTGGGCAAGGCCCACACCGGCGCCCAGGCGCGCCGCGCCCTGGACCGCACCCCGGTGGACCTGCTGCTCCTCGATCTGCACCTGCCCGACGTGCACGGTCTGCAGCTCGCCCGCTCGCTGCGCGCCGCCGGCCACCACGCGGACGTGATCGCGGTGACCTCCGCGCGGGACCTCACGGTCGTCAGGGAAGGCGTCTCGCTCGGGGTCGTCCAGTACGTCCTGAAGCCCTTCACCTTCGCCACTCTGCGCGACCGCCTCGTCCGGTACGCCGAGTTCCGCGCGGCGGCGGGCGAGGCGAGCGGCCAGGACGAGGTGGACCGCGCCCTGGCCACCCTGCGCGCCCCGGGCCCCGCGGCGCTGCCCAAGGGGCTGAGCGCCCCGACCCTGGAGCGCGTCACCCGCGCCCTGCGGGACTGCGCGGACGGCCTCACGGCGGCCGGGGTCGCCGAGGTGGTGGGCATCTCTCGGATCACGGCCCGGCGGTATCTGGAGCACCTGGTGGACGCGGGGCGCGCGGCTCGCGCTCCGCAGTACGGGCAGGTCGGACGGCCCGAGCTGCAGTACCGCTGGGTGAAGGGTTAG
- a CDS encoding sensor histidine kinase translates to MRLPRVPRPRSLAGQLFAMQAVLIAVLVAGYALFTYVSDRSQAEEAAGRQAMAVARSVADAPSVRDAIRSTDPTKPLQPYALQVQRDTGVDFVTIMNPRGIRWTHPDETLIGQHFLGHIGPALRGKSFTETYTGTLGPSVRAVTPVLDDGRIVGLVSAGIKVEAITKRVQDQVTALIGVAGGALVLGGIGTYVINARLRRSTHGLNAAELSRMHDYHQAALHAVREGLLMLDGQFRVALMNDGGRELLGVGDEAVGRSVAELGLPAPLTGALLSAEPRVDEVHLTASRVLVVNTSPVTGGERRGTVVTLRDVTELQALTGELDSERGFTQALRSQAHEAANRLHTVVSLIELGRAEEAVDFATAELELAQTLTDEVISAVSEPVLAALLLGKAAQANERGVELVISEQSGIDDGLLPAGLPARDLVTVLGNLIDNAMDAAQGTVRARVTVTAFTDGSGLVLRVADTGAGVDPAHAEAVFRRGWSTKPAGPAGRGLGLALVRQAVNRHDGTLTVAEAAGGGAEFEVRLPLPTTAAAAGDGAAGSGAAAPADIVPDPVQHALPGGDV, encoded by the coding sequence ATGCGCCTCCCCCGCGTCCCGAGACCCCGCAGCCTGGCCGGCCAGCTCTTCGCCATGCAGGCCGTGCTCATCGCGGTGCTCGTCGCGGGATACGCGCTGTTCACGTACGTCAGTGACCGCAGCCAGGCCGAGGAGGCTGCGGGCCGCCAGGCGATGGCCGTGGCCCGCTCGGTCGCCGACGCCCCCTCCGTCCGCGACGCGATCCGCTCCACGGACCCGACGAAGCCCCTGCAGCCGTACGCCCTCCAGGTGCAGCGGGACACCGGCGTGGACTTCGTGACGATCATGAACCCGCGGGGCATCCGCTGGACCCACCCCGACGAGACGCTGATAGGGCAGCACTTCCTCGGGCACATCGGCCCCGCCCTGCGCGGCAAGTCGTTCACCGAGACCTACACGGGCACCCTCGGCCCGTCCGTGCGCGCCGTCACCCCGGTCCTGGACGACGGCCGCATCGTCGGCCTGGTCAGCGCCGGCATCAAGGTGGAGGCGATCACCAAACGCGTCCAGGACCAGGTGACCGCCCTGATCGGCGTCGCCGGCGGCGCCCTCGTCCTCGGCGGCATCGGCACCTACGTCATCAACGCCCGACTGCGCCGTTCCACGCACGGCCTGAACGCGGCCGAGCTGAGCCGCATGCACGACTACCACCAGGCCGCGCTGCACGCCGTGCGCGAGGGGCTGCTGATGCTGGACGGGCAGTTCCGGGTGGCGCTGATGAACGACGGCGGGCGCGAGCTGCTGGGCGTGGGCGACGAGGCGGTCGGCCGTTCCGTGGCCGAACTCGGCCTGCCCGCACCCCTGACCGGCGCGCTGCTGTCGGCGGAGCCCCGGGTGGACGAGGTGCACCTCACGGCGTCCCGGGTGCTGGTCGTCAACACCTCCCCGGTCACCGGCGGTGAGCGCCGCGGCACGGTCGTCACCCTGCGCGATGTCACCGAGCTCCAGGCGCTGACGGGCGAACTCGACTCCGAGCGCGGCTTCACCCAGGCCCTGCGTTCGCAGGCCCACGAGGCCGCGAACCGTCTCCACACCGTGGTCTCGCTGATCGAGCTGGGCCGCGCCGAGGAGGCCGTCGACTTCGCCACGGCCGAACTGGAGCTGGCCCAGACGCTCACCGACGAGGTGATCTCGGCGGTCAGCGAACCGGTCCTCGCCGCCCTGCTGCTGGGCAAGGCGGCCCAGGCCAACGAGCGGGGCGTGGAGCTGGTGATCTCGGAGCAGAGCGGCATCGACGACGGTCTGCTGCCCGCCGGCCTGCCGGCCCGGGACCTGGTGACGGTCCTCGGCAACCTGATCGACAACGCGATGGACGCGGCACAGGGCACGGTACGGGCGCGGGTGACCGTCACGGCCTTCACGGACGGTTCCGGCCTGGTGCTGCGGGTCGCCGACACGGGTGCCGGGGTGGATCCGGCCCACGCGGAGGCGGTCTTCCGGCGCGGCTGGTCGACGAAACCGGCGGGGCCCGCCGGCCGCGGGCTGGGCCTGGCCCTCGTACGCCAGGCGGTGAACCGTCACGACGGCACCCTGACGGTGGCCGAAGCGGCGGGGGGCGGGGCCGAGTTCGAGGTGCGGCTGCCGTTGCCCACGACGGCCGCGGCCGCCGGTGACGGGGCGGCCGGGTCCGGGGCCGCCGCCCCGGCGGACATCGTCCCCGACCCCGTCCAGCACGCCCTGCCCGGAGGCGACGTATGA
- a CDS encoding cation:dicarboxylase symporter family transporter, translating to MMPTTSSRRAAVTTPTAPAAPAAKRDRTHYLYIAVIIAVALGIGVGFAAPDFAKELKPIGTGFVALIKMMISPIIFCTIVLGVGSVRKAAKVGKVGGLALGYFICMSFVALAIGLVVGNIIHPGSGMHLTEAVKGVGHTQAEAAAEGPVDFILGIIPTTFVSAFTEGQVLQTLLIALLTGFALQAMGRAGQPVLRGVEHIQKLVFRVLGMIMWAAPVGAFGAMAAVVGETGMDALKALGTIMLGFYITCALFVVIVLGTLTKLVAKINVFQLLKYLGREFLLIVSTSSSESALPRLIAKMEHLGVSRPVVGITVPTGYSFNLDGTMIYLTMASLFIADAMDQPMSIGQQIGLLLFMMVASKGAAGVSGSGIAVLASGLQSHKPALVDGVGLIIGIDRFMSEARAVTNFAGNAVATLLIGTWTGEVDKERVNRVLAGELPFDERTLLDDAGEDADVSAELPEQGGDKELAKA from the coding sequence ATGATGCCGACGACGTCGTCAAGGAGGGCAGCCGTGACCACCCCAACGGCACCTGCCGCACCCGCCGCCAAGCGGGACCGCACCCACTATCTCTACATCGCGGTGATCATCGCGGTCGCCCTCGGTATCGGTGTCGGGTTCGCCGCGCCGGACTTCGCCAAGGAGCTCAAGCCGATCGGTACGGGCTTCGTCGCCCTGATCAAGATGATGATCTCGCCGATCATCTTCTGCACGATCGTGCTCGGGGTCGGCTCGGTGCGGAAGGCGGCCAAGGTCGGCAAGGTCGGCGGTCTCGCGCTCGGCTACTTCATCTGCATGTCGTTCGTGGCCCTGGCCATCGGCCTGGTGGTCGGCAACATCATCCACCCGGGCAGCGGAATGCACCTGACCGAGGCCGTGAAGGGCGTCGGGCACACGCAGGCCGAGGCCGCCGCCGAGGGGCCGGTCGACTTCATCCTCGGGATCATCCCGACCACCTTCGTCTCGGCCTTCACCGAGGGCCAGGTCCTCCAGACCCTGCTGATCGCGCTGCTCACGGGCTTCGCGCTGCAGGCCATGGGTCGGGCCGGCCAGCCCGTGCTGCGCGGCGTCGAGCACATCCAGAAACTGGTCTTCCGCGTCCTCGGCATGATCATGTGGGCCGCGCCCGTCGGGGCCTTCGGCGCCATGGCGGCCGTCGTCGGCGAGACCGGCATGGACGCGCTGAAGGCGCTGGGCACGATCATGCTCGGCTTCTACATCACCTGCGCCCTGTTCGTCGTGATCGTGCTCGGCACGCTGACCAAGCTGGTGGCGAAGATCAACGTCTTCCAGCTGCTCAAGTACCTGGGCCGGGAGTTCCTGCTGATCGTCTCCACCTCGTCCTCCGAGTCCGCGCTGCCGCGGCTGATCGCGAAGATGGAGCATCTGGGCGTCAGCCGTCCGGTCGTCGGCATCACCGTGCCGACCGGCTACTCCTTCAACCTCGACGGCACGATGATCTACCTGACCATGGCCTCGCTGTTCATCGCCGACGCGATGGACCAGCCGATGAGCATCGGTCAGCAGATCGGGCTGCTGCTCTTCATGATGGTCGCCTCGAAGGGCGCGGCGGGTGTCTCCGGCTCCGGCATCGCCGTACTGGCCAGCGGTCTGCAGTCGCACAAGCCGGCGCTGGTGGACGGCGTCGGTCTGATCATCGGCATCGACCGCTTCATGAGCGAGGCGCGCGCCGTCACCAACTTCGCCGGCAACGCGGTGGCCACCCTGCTCATCGGCACCTGGACCGGCGAGGTCGACAAGGAGCGGGTGAACCGGGTACTCGCCGGTGAGCTGCCGTTCGACGAGCGGACGCTGCTGGACGACGCCGGAGAGGACGCGGACGTCTCCGCCGAACTGCCCGAGCAGGGCGGCGACAAGGAGCTGGCCAAGGCCTGA
- a CDS encoding TetR/AcrR family transcriptional regulator, with protein MTTGSASRADANRRRILDVALAELLRDPDASMDQIARAAGVVRRTVYGHFPSREVLVGTLTDGAVEAVAAAHAAGREGVEDPAESLIRSTLAVWEIADRYRLLVALAQRSVTVQGIRERLTPVREACAEVLRRGLEQGVFESPLPAPALAYVHEQMLFALMEAVNDGLLAAEEAGPSAAVTMLTTAGVSASRAAALVAKLSEGE; from the coding sequence ATGACCACGGGTAGTGCCAGCCGCGCGGACGCGAACCGCCGCCGCATCCTCGACGTCGCGCTCGCCGAGCTGCTGCGCGACCCCGACGCCTCCATGGACCAGATCGCACGGGCCGCGGGCGTCGTACGGCGCACCGTCTACGGACACTTCCCGAGCCGCGAGGTGCTGGTCGGCACCCTGACCGACGGCGCCGTGGAGGCGGTGGCCGCCGCGCACGCGGCGGGCCGGGAGGGCGTCGAGGACCCGGCGGAATCGCTGATCCGCTCGACGCTCGCGGTCTGGGAGATCGCCGACCGCTACCGGCTGCTGGTCGCGCTGGCCCAGCGCAGCGTCACGGTGCAGGGCATCCGCGAGCGGCTCACCCCGGTGCGCGAGGCCTGCGCGGAGGTGCTCCGACGCGGCCTGGAACAGGGCGTGTTCGAGTCCCCGCTGCCGGCCCCGGCCCTGGCGTACGTGCACGAGCAGATGCTGTTCGCGCTGATGGAGGCGGTGAACGACGGCCTGCTCGCGGCGGAGGAGGCGGGCCCGTCCGCCGCGGTCACCATGCTGACCACGGCGGGCGTATCCGCCTCCCGCGCCGCCGCTCTGGTGGCGAAGCTGAGCGAGGGAGAGTGA
- a CDS encoding MFS transporter yields the protein MRLVVNEPVERTDRPYARRWWALLVLCLSLLIIVMANTALTVAAPDMTRDLGLSSADLQWVIDGYTVPYAALMLLLGAIGDKYSRRGALVLGLVVFGGGAVAGSLVDSSAGVIAARAVMGVGAALIMPATLSLLAATFPRAERAKAITLWTATAGLAIAAGPLVAGALLQHHGWSATFLINVPIAAVAIIGALVLVPPSRAAHQHRVDHVGGLLSVVWIGSLVYMIIEGPHFGWGVRAVTAAVVAGLGLVAFVVWELRHPRPVVDVRRFAQRRFAGSNLAVALFFLAVFGAFYYLTQHLQFVLGYDALDTGVRMLPLAGAVFAGSALTGYLTPRVGMRITVTAGMVGGTAALALLTRVDAASSYGDFVLPLVMLGLAIGLALSPCTDAIMGAFPESELGVGGAVNDTSLELGGSLGIALLGSVLASSYSSHLSDATRGGKLPADALATAQDSVGAGYAVAQGIGDKARQLGEQAARAGHAGDTGKAGQLKAQSDQLAHGARQMADAVGSSFSDAVAHTSLIGAVILGVGTVLVAVLLPWKERTARTRADEVDARDTEVVGDAGDAETESVSEAKSVSETKGESEATSASEESAAAR from the coding sequence ATGCGTCTCGTCGTCAACGAACCGGTCGAGCGGACGGACCGGCCCTACGCCCGGCGCTGGTGGGCGCTGCTGGTGCTCTGCCTGAGCCTGCTGATCATCGTGATGGCGAACACCGCCCTCACCGTCGCGGCCCCCGACATGACCCGGGACCTCGGCCTGTCCAGCGCCGACCTGCAGTGGGTCATCGACGGTTACACCGTCCCGTACGCCGCGCTGATGCTGCTGCTCGGCGCGATCGGCGACAAGTACAGCCGGCGCGGCGCGCTCGTGCTGGGGCTGGTGGTCTTCGGCGGCGGCGCGGTGGCGGGTTCGCTCGTGGACAGTTCCGCCGGGGTCATCGCGGCCCGTGCCGTGATGGGGGTCGGCGCCGCGCTGATCATGCCCGCGACGCTCTCCCTGCTCGCCGCGACCTTCCCGCGCGCGGAACGCGCGAAGGCGATCACCCTGTGGACCGCCACGGCCGGACTCGCGATCGCGGCGGGACCCCTGGTCGCGGGCGCGCTGCTGCAGCACCACGGCTGGTCCGCCACCTTCCTGATCAACGTGCCGATCGCCGCCGTCGCGATCATCGGCGCCCTCGTCCTCGTACCGCCCTCCAGGGCCGCGCACCAGCACCGCGTCGACCACGTCGGCGGTCTGCTGTCGGTCGTCTGGATCGGCTCGCTGGTCTACATGATCATCGAGGGGCCGCACTTCGGATGGGGCGTCCGGGCCGTCACGGCAGCGGTCGTCGCGGGGCTCGGACTGGTGGCCTTCGTGGTGTGGGAGCTGCGCCACCCGCGCCCGGTCGTCGACGTACGCCGGTTCGCCCAGCGCCGGTTCGCCGGTTCGAACCTCGCCGTCGCGCTCTTCTTCCTGGCCGTCTTCGGCGCCTTCTACTACCTCACCCAGCACCTGCAGTTCGTGCTCGGATACGACGCGCTGGACACCGGCGTGCGGATGCTGCCGCTCGCCGGGGCCGTCTTCGCCGGCTCGGCGCTCACCGGTTACCTCACCCCGCGCGTCGGCATGAGGATCACGGTGACCGCGGGCATGGTCGGCGGTACGGCGGCGCTCGCGCTGCTCACCCGGGTGGACGCGGCATCGTCGTACGGCGACTTCGTCCTCCCTCTCGTCATGCTCGGTCTCGCCATCGGACTCGCGCTCTCGCCGTGCACGGACGCCATCATGGGCGCGTTCCCCGAGTCCGAACTCGGTGTCGGCGGCGCGGTCAACGACACGTCGCTGGAGCTCGGCGGCTCGCTCGGCATCGCCCTCCTCGGCTCGGTGCTGGCGAGTTCGTACTCCTCGCACCTCTCGGACGCGACCAGGGGCGGCAAGCTCCCGGCGGACGCGCTGGCCACGGCCCAGGACTCGGTCGGCGCGGGCTACGCGGTCGCCCAGGGCATCGGTGACAAGGCCCGGCAGCTCGGCGAGCAGGCCGCACGGGCCGGACACGCGGGGGACACCGGGAAGGCCGGGCAACTGAAGGCGCAGTCCGACCAACTCGCCCACGGGGCCCGGCAGATGGCGGACGCGGTCGGCTCATCCTTCTCGGACGCGGTGGCGCACACCAGCCTGATCGGCGCGGTGATCCTGGGCGTGGGGACGGTGCTGGTGGCGGTGCTGCTGCCGTGGAAGGAGCGCACGGCGCGGACGCGGGCGGACGAGGTGGACGCCCGGGACACGGAGGTCGTCGGGGACGCGGGGGACGCCGAGACGGAGTCCGTGTCCGAGGCCAAGTCCGTGTCGGAGACGAAGGGCGAGTCCGAGGCGACGTCCGCGTCCGAGGAGAGTGCCGCGGCGCGCTGA
- a CDS encoding DUF2127 domain-containing protein yields the protein MKIDWDRRTCARRGHATYAPDEPGLRDRLRAGTSLGEAWRCLRCGDFVLGEPHGSGPAEDAPLVPRGKVLRDLFILRFLAIERAVRGVFIVLVAAAVWRFSNSQDSVRRLFDEYLNVFRPVFRHFHYDLDHSPVVGTIQKSFGYKHSTLLLVAALLLAYALIELVEAGGLWYAKRWAEYLTVVATAAFLPLEVYELTEHVSWLKIATLVLNILAVLYIALAKRLFGLRGGRAAFEEERQSASLLEVEESAGVAAHA from the coding sequence ATGAAGATCGACTGGGACCGGCGGACGTGCGCGCGTCGCGGCCATGCGACGTACGCGCCGGACGAACCGGGGCTGCGGGACCGCCTGCGCGCCGGGACCAGCCTCGGCGAGGCCTGGCGCTGTCTGCGCTGCGGCGACTTCGTGCTCGGCGAACCGCACGGCTCGGGGCCCGCGGAGGACGCGCCGCTCGTGCCGCGCGGCAAGGTGCTGCGGGATCTGTTCATCCTGCGCTTCCTGGCGATCGAACGGGCCGTGCGCGGGGTGTTCATCGTGCTGGTCGCAGCCGCGGTGTGGAGGTTCAGCAACAGCCAGGACTCCGTACGCCGCCTCTTCGACGAGTACCTGAACGTCTTCCGGCCGGTCTTCAGGCACTTCCACTACGACCTCGACCACTCGCCGGTCGTCGGCACCATCCAGAAGTCCTTCGGCTACAAGCACTCCACGCTGCTCCTGGTGGCCGCGCTGCTCCTGGCGTACGCGCTGATCGAACTCGTCGAGGCGGGCGGCCTCTGGTACGCGAAGCGCTGGGCGGAGTACCTGACGGTGGTCGCCACCGCCGCCTTCCTGCCCCTGGAGGTCTACGAGCTCACCGAGCACGTCAGCTGGCTGAAGATCGCCACCCTGGTCCTGAACATCCTCGCCGTCCTCTACATCGCCCTCGCCAAACGGCTCTTCGGGCTGCGCGGCGGACGCGCGGCGTTCGAGGAGGAGCGGCAGAGCGCGTCGCTGCTGGAGGTCGAGGAGTCGGCGGGCGTGGCGGCCCACGCCTGA
- a CDS encoding MerR family transcriptional regulator, translating to MRIGELATRAGTTTRTLRYYESRGLLPARRAGNGYRTYDEDDLKLLRQIRTLQDFGFDLEETRPFVECLRAGHPEGDSCPASLAVYRRKLGELDALIGELRAVRSEVGTQLARAERARDELAADAAVPGGPEPVCELGGRTR from the coding sequence ATGCGAATCGGCGAGCTGGCGACGAGGGCCGGGACCACCACGCGCACGCTGCGGTACTACGAGTCGCGGGGGCTGCTGCCCGCGCGGCGCGCCGGCAACGGCTACCGCACCTACGACGAGGACGACCTGAAGCTGCTGCGGCAGATCAGGACGCTGCAGGACTTCGGGTTCGACCTGGAGGAGACGCGGCCGTTCGTGGAGTGCCTGCGCGCCGGGCATCCGGAGGGGGACTCCTGTCCCGCCTCGCTCGCGGTCTACCGCCGCAAGCTGGGTGAACTCGATGCGCTGATCGGTGAGTTGCGGGCGGTGCGGAGCGAGGTCGGCACGCAGCTGGCGCGGGCCGAGCGGGCCCGCGACGAGCTGGCCGCCGACGCGGCGGTTCCGGGGGGTCCGGAGCCGGTGTGCGAACTGGGAGGGCGGACACGGTGA
- a CDS encoding thioredoxin family protein, whose amino-acid sequence MIDLTGVASVTDADFEAEVIGAELPVLVEFTADWCPPCRQMGPVLSALAAEEEGRLKVVQLDVDTNPETTNAYRVLSMPTFMVFRGGEPVKSMVGARPRRRLREELSDVL is encoded by the coding sequence GTGATCGATCTGACGGGCGTGGCCTCGGTGACGGACGCGGACTTCGAGGCGGAGGTGATCGGCGCGGAGCTTCCCGTGCTGGTGGAGTTCACCGCCGACTGGTGTCCGCCGTGCCGGCAGATGGGGCCGGTGCTGAGCGCTCTCGCGGCCGAGGAGGAGGGGCGGCTCAAGGTCGTCCAGCTGGACGTCGACACGAATCCGGAGACGACCAACGCCTACCGGGTGCTGTCGATGCCCACGTTCATGGTGTTCCGCGGCGGTGAGCCGGTGAAGTCGATGGTGGGCGCCCGGCCCAGGAGGCGGCTGCGGGAGGAGCTGTCCGACGTGCTCTGA